CGCATTTCAAACGCACAAGTAAATTTAGCAGAGCAATTTAAAGAAATGAACGAGATTGCCTTTAACTGGCTTGTTGATACGAAGAAACAATATAATGTGAAAGATTATGGTTTTGTATTTGAGAAGTTTATTAACAACTAAACAGAAAAACTTGTTATCACTAAAATCCAAATAACAATACAATAGATACGTTATTTAACTCCACTTAGATACACTGTTATTTACTTCCTAGAAGAATAAATACACGTCCCTTTCTATCAAAGGACGTGTATTTCACTTGCGTTAATTTATTTATTTTTAACAGAATTCTTCACTACAAATGTAACTATCTGAATTACCTCATTTAAACTAATCCCTTTTTGAACTAATTTGGCAGAAAATGATTGAATTTCCTTTTCCGTAATAACAGAACTTCCCTGCTCATCTATCCATTTCATAGTCTCTCCTAAAATGCTAAGTGCTCTTTTTGCAACAAGCCTTCCAGGAAACATTTTTGCTAAGTCTAAAAACATATCACCTAAACTTTTACTACTAGATTGTATATTTTTTTCCACAGTTCCTGAAGAATTCATTCCCGACTTAGCCGCATACTGTTTTTTATACTTTTTCATCGTTTTTAAATATATAGTTTGCCCTTGTTCACTTATACACTTAAATTGTATAACCTCTAATTTATCAACTGAACTCTCCAATGTCTTTCTATTAACCAATCTTAAATTAAATGGTCCAAAAGAAAATTTCGCATTCACAGGTAAGTCCCTAATTTTATTCTTAACCACTTTATTATGCTCTTCTGTCCAAAGCTTTATATCGAAATTGCGATTCTCGTTTTCTGATTCTTCAAATAACAAATTCACTAAATTAGTTATATAATCAAGATCTTGAATTTTCAACCAGTCCTTATTAATCCAGTCCAATTCATTAATTACACCTAATAAACCACCCACAAGAGACGCTATAGTGTCCGAATCAGCATTTTCAAGATATGCCGATTCCATTATTCCTAACTCAGGATTTGAGGCATACTTGGAAGCTAAATAAATAGAAACAACCGCTGAAACAGTTCCAGCCCCCTGTACTTTACGATCAAAACATCCCATATCCTTTAAAACACTATATGAATCATCAAGTACACCCAGTTTTAAGGCTTTTTTCGCTAAATTTAATAAATCCATCAGTTCTTGAACTGTTTGCTTCCAAATATCTCTGTACTTCCCTTTATAAACCTCTTCAGCATGATTAATCCAATCTGAGATATTATTAACCTCTGGCATCTGTTCCCATTTATCCCTAGCCTCTAATAAATAATCTATTAATTCTCCATACTCTAGAGGCGATTGTTTATTCGCTAAATAATTAATTGCTTCCGCATAAATCAGAGCTCCTAGAAGCGCCCGAGGATGTCCATGAGTATATATTCCGTTTACCACTATTTAAGGCTCGATAATTTCTATCATGAATTTTCTAATAAACATCATGAGGCATAATTCTCATCACAACACCATTTCCCCCTGCCTCAAAGTATGATTTTACCTCTTTATAGTTATTTTTATCTAATTTCCAAGGTAAATTACCTTTACTTAAGCTTTTCGCTGCTCTTTTAGTCGCCCCTCCTCCCCCGCGTTCATAAAGAAGCCAGGCTGGAAGTTCCACTTTCCCAAAATACTTAGACCAATTTTCGCCATAAAGCAAACTTCTAGTAGAGGAAATAAGCAATTGAGTATCATCACTATATTCACCTGATTCAATCGTTTCCTTATGTAAGAAACTTTTCCCACCATTTTTTCTAGTCCAATTCAAAAAACCTAAAACATTCTCACTTAAAGGCTTTTCTATATTATTACCATTAACTTCTTGTGGCCATCCTTTTGCATCCCCAATTACCGCACCTAAGAAAGAACCCATAAATTTTTGTTTGAATTTAATTTTTTGTGGATACAAAATATCTCACTCCTTTTCTAAGAAAAGTTCGGAAGGTCTTTTACCCATTTTAACAGATTTTGTCCAGTTAGTAGAAAAGAGTTCCGGAGAAATAATCCAATCAAAATTTAATTCTCCCTCTAATAAATTCAAATGCGAGATTTTTAGCATTTCAATTTTCACTTGCTCCATACTAGAGACACAAACACCTTTAATGCTCTCCTTAGGTATATTTTTATAAACCATCACC
This DNA window, taken from Bacillus cereus ATCC 14579, encodes the following:
- a CDS encoding ADP-ribosylglycohydrolase family protein; the encoded protein is MVNGIYTHGHPRALLGALIYAEAINYLANKQSPLEYGELIDYLLEARDKWEQMPEVNNISDWINHAEEVYKGKYRDIWKQTVQELMDLLNLAKKALKLGVLDDSYSVLKDMGCFDRKVQGAGTVSAVVSIYLASKYASNPELGIMESAYLENADSDTIASLVGGLLGVINELDWINKDWLKIQDLDYITNLVNLLFEESENENRNFDIKLWTEEHNKVVKNKIRDLPVNAKFSFGPFNLRLVNRKTLESSVDKLEVIQFKCISEQGQTIYLKTMKKYKKQYAAKSGMNSSGTVEKNIQSSSKSLGDMFLDLAKMFPGRLVAKRALSILGETMKWIDEQGSSVITEKEIQSFSAKLVQKGISLNEVIQIVTFVVKNSVKNK
- a CDS encoding ADP-ribosylglycohydrolase family protein, which gives rise to MYPQKIKFKQKFMGSFLGAVIGDAKGWPQEVNGNNIEKPLSENVLGFLNWTRKNGGKSFLHKETIESGEYSDDTQLLISSTRSLLYGENWSKYFGKVELPAWLLYERGGGGATKRAAKSLSKGNLPWKLDKNNYKEVKSYFEAGGNGVVMRIMPHDVY